In Streptomyces sp. NBC_01717, one DNA window encodes the following:
- a CDS encoding acyl-CoA dehydrogenase — translation MGIAITQEQRELAQSVRGWLARTVPPEEIRKLLDASAPSAPGVRPGYWDGLAEQGLLALHLPEGYGGGGGALLDLAVVLEETGRAALPGPYLATVLASALLGGAGASDLARALADGTRIGAVALGPGTLTAVDSEGGHLLDGVAPVLSGAEADLLLLPAAAAGGTRWFAVDSATEGLTVCPHRGADPTRPTAEVRAGGVLVPAARAVRIGSGTVRDLAAVLFAAEACGTAAWALDTAVAYAKVREQFGRPIGQFQGIKHLCADMLVRVEQARALVWDAARAADEAPEARALVAALAAGTALDAAYSCAKDCIQILGGIGFTWEHDAHLHLRRAVVARQLLGAGDAHRLRAARLAEGGARRELSLELPAEAARHRAEARETIAAARNLAPEAARRALAPTGYAAPHLPAPYGLDAGPVQQLAVQQELKEQGVKVSGLGIATWVVPSLLAYGTPEQQDRYLLPTLRGELLWCQLFSEPGAGSDLASLRTRAERTADGWRINGQKVWTSAAQWADHGILLARTDPDAPKHQGIGYFLVDMKDTAGIHIRPLKEMTGDSLFNEVYFDDVLLPADAVVGDVGDGWRVARNTLGNERVHMADQMTFDTGLEALIARSGELDGTHRARIGALAAEAHALACIGLRTTMQQVSGLEPGAGASVRKLVQTSHQQKVAELALELLGPAGATDEGPGARALHGFLMSRCLTIAGGTTQVQLNVVAERILGLPRDP, via the coding sequence ATGGGCATCGCAATCACCCAAGAACAGAGGGAGCTGGCGCAGTCCGTACGGGGGTGGCTGGCGCGCACCGTGCCGCCGGAGGAGATCCGCAAACTCCTCGATGCGAGCGCCCCTTCTGCGCCCGGCGTGCGCCCCGGTTACTGGGACGGGCTCGCGGAACAGGGTCTGCTCGCCCTCCATCTGCCCGAGGGGTACGGGGGAGGGGGCGGCGCACTCCTCGACCTCGCCGTGGTCCTGGAGGAGACGGGGCGGGCCGCGCTCCCCGGCCCCTACCTGGCGACCGTACTCGCCTCGGCGCTGCTCGGCGGGGCAGGCGCGAGTGATCTTGCACGCGCCCTCGCGGACGGCACCCGCATCGGCGCCGTCGCCCTCGGCCCAGGCACCCTGACCGCTGTGGACAGCGAGGGCGGCCACCTCCTCGACGGCGTCGCCCCGGTGCTCTCCGGCGCCGAGGCCGACCTGCTTCTGCTCCCCGCCGCCGCGGCAGGCGGCACCCGCTGGTTCGCCGTCGACTCCGCTACCGAAGGGCTGACCGTATGCCCGCACCGCGGCGCCGACCCGACCCGGCCCACCGCCGAGGTCCGCGCCGGCGGCGTACTCGTCCCCGCGGCCCGTGCCGTACGCATCGGCTCCGGGACCGTCCGCGACCTCGCCGCCGTCCTGTTCGCCGCCGAGGCATGCGGCACCGCTGCCTGGGCGCTGGACACCGCCGTCGCGTACGCCAAGGTCCGTGAACAGTTCGGCCGCCCCATCGGACAGTTCCAGGGCATCAAACACCTCTGCGCCGACATGCTCGTACGCGTCGAGCAGGCCCGCGCACTGGTGTGGGACGCCGCACGCGCGGCGGACGAGGCCCCGGAGGCACGCGCACTGGTCGCCGCCCTCGCCGCGGGCACCGCTCTCGACGCCGCCTACAGCTGTGCCAAGGACTGCATCCAGATCCTCGGCGGTATCGGCTTCACCTGGGAGCACGACGCCCACCTCCACCTGCGCCGGGCCGTGGTGGCGCGCCAGCTGCTCGGGGCCGGGGACGCCCACCGGCTGCGGGCCGCCCGGCTGGCCGAAGGCGGAGCTCGCCGCGAGCTCTCCCTGGAACTCCCCGCCGAAGCCGCCCGTCACCGCGCCGAGGCGCGCGAAACCATCGCCGCCGCCCGGAACCTGGCCCCGGAGGCGGCCCGCCGCGCCCTCGCCCCGACCGGCTACGCCGCCCCGCACCTGCCCGCCCCGTACGGACTGGACGCCGGACCGGTGCAACAGCTGGCCGTGCAACAGGAGCTGAAGGAACAGGGCGTGAAGGTGAGCGGCCTCGGAATCGCCACCTGGGTGGTGCCGTCGCTCCTCGCGTACGGGACACCGGAGCAGCAGGACCGCTATCTCCTGCCCACCCTGCGCGGCGAACTCCTGTGGTGCCAGCTGTTCTCCGAGCCCGGCGCCGGCTCGGACCTCGCCTCGCTCCGGACGAGGGCCGAGCGGACCGCCGACGGCTGGCGGATCAACGGCCAGAAGGTGTGGACGAGCGCCGCCCAATGGGCCGACCACGGCATCCTGCTCGCCAGGACCGACCCGGACGCCCCCAAGCACCAGGGGATCGGCTACTTCCTCGTCGACATGAAGGACACCGCAGGCATCCACATCCGCCCGCTGAAGGAGATGACCGGCGACTCCCTCTTCAACGAGGTGTACTTCGACGACGTCCTGCTGCCCGCCGACGCAGTCGTCGGCGACGTCGGCGACGGCTGGCGGGTCGCCCGCAACACCCTCGGCAACGAACGCGTCCACATGGCCGACCAGATGACCTTCGACACCGGCCTGGAAGCGCTGATCGCCCGCTCCGGCGAACTCGACGGCACGCACCGGGCGCGGATCGGCGCACTCGCCGCCGAGGCGCACGCGCTCGCCTGCATCGGGCTGCGGACCACCATGCAACAGGTCTCCGGCCTGGAACCGGGCGCCGGGGCATCCGTACGCAAGCTCGTCCAGACCTCCCACCAGCAGAAGGTCGCCGAGCTCGCCCTGGAACTTCTGGGACCGGCCGGGGCGACCGACGAGGGCCCCGGGGCGCGGGCCCTGCACGGCTTTCTGATGTCCCGCTGTCTGACCATCGCGGGCGGCACCACCCAGGTCCAGCTCAATGTCGTCGCCGAGCGCATCCTCGGCCTGCCACGGGACCCGTGA
- a CDS encoding DUF5336 domain-containing protein, whose protein sequence is MNIRSLTRGDGVVIGAAVVLFIASFLDLAGIDCPAGLNCSSFDAPNAWDALGVLMSVFLAGIIGAVLVVVGRAMPSRKVVGLDLGQFGAAFCVFALWTAFWTTIDASDAGTGLILGLLATIVLAGGAVATPLVPALKAPLMGAPRPQAVQSPYGGQPQPGQGYGYPGAQQQPYGAQPGQPQPYGAQPQPGQPDPAMAHAPQAQQAPQGGSAPAGDFTPFWFAVPVARPLYGEDGSPSPIAELAPGTWYLAVEQRGPGLIAQTQDGRRGVLQDTTGIQRG, encoded by the coding sequence GTGAATATCCGCTCCCTCACTCGAGGCGATGGCGTGGTGATCGGCGCAGCGGTGGTGCTGTTCATCGCCTCTTTCCTCGACCTCGCCGGCATCGACTGCCCTGCGGGCCTCAACTGCTCCAGCTTCGACGCCCCGAATGCCTGGGACGCGCTCGGGGTCCTCATGAGCGTCTTCCTGGCCGGAATCATCGGTGCGGTGCTGGTGGTTGTGGGCCGCGCCATGCCGAGCCGCAAGGTTGTCGGCCTCGATCTCGGTCAATTCGGAGCCGCCTTCTGCGTCTTCGCGCTGTGGACGGCCTTCTGGACGACCATCGACGCCAGCGACGCGGGTACCGGCCTGATCCTCGGCCTGCTCGCGACCATCGTGCTCGCCGGCGGCGCGGTCGCGACGCCGCTCGTCCCGGCGCTCAAGGCTCCCCTGATGGGCGCCCCGCGTCCGCAGGCCGTGCAGTCGCCGTACGGTGGCCAGCCGCAGCCGGGCCAGGGTTACGGCTACCCCGGCGCCCAGCAGCAGCCGTACGGTGCCCAGCCGGGTCAGCCGCAGCCGTACGGTGCGCAGCCGCAGCCCGGTCAGCCCGATCCCGCCATGGCGCACGCGCCGCAGGCGCAGCAGGCCCCGCAGGGCGGCTCGGCGCCGGCCGGCGACTTCACGCCGTTCTGGTTCGCGGTGCCGGTGGCCCGTCCGCTGTACGGCGAGGACGGTTCGCCGAGCCCGATCGCCGAACTGGCGCCGGGCACCTGGTACCTCGCGGTGGAGCAGCGTGGTCCGGGCCTCATCGCCCAGACCCAGGACGGCCGTCGCGGTGTGCTTCAGGACACCACGGGCATTCAGCGCGGCTGA
- a CDS encoding MFS transporter has translation MPQATHDQHAGEQSLPDPRTHRAGGGVVPVLAFAGITVAVMQTLLVPVIKDLPALLHTDPSNATWVMTATLLAGAVATPIMGRLGDLYGKRKMLLTSLAVMVIGSLICAFTDQLVVMIAGRALQGFAMGAIPLGIGIMRDELPREKLGSAMALMSSSIGVGGGLALPAAALVAQHADWHTLFFGAAGLGVLSMVLTVLAVPETSLRAPGRFDLPGALGLSLGLVCLLLPITKGSDWGWTSATTLGLIAASLLILVLWGLFELRSPAPLVDLRTSARREVLLTNLTSVMVGVAFYAVSLVLPQLLQLPASTGYGLGQSMVVAGLCVAPLGLTMMFVAPLYARLSARRGPKVSLMLGMLIIAIGYGAGLGLMSAAWQTVMIAVVLGAGIGLAYSSLPALIIGAVDPSETGAANGLNTLMRSIGTSVSSAVIGMVLANTSVRMGPVQVPSMEGFRTSFMIATGAVLIGLVLAAFLPSQRDALRPVLLASSTDGAEPAQEASRPVAGSDGFQGRVLDADGTPVARANVTLIDRMGRQAGLTVTDEAGRYSLAAPSTGTFVLAGSATGYAPRACPATYPANGLSAEVDLVLTVSAPERRTAVPS, from the coding sequence ATGCCACAAGCGACGCACGATCAGCACGCCGGGGAGCAGTCGCTCCCCGATCCGCGGACCCACCGTGCGGGTGGCGGTGTCGTCCCCGTTCTCGCCTTCGCGGGTATCACCGTCGCGGTCATGCAGACCCTGCTCGTCCCCGTCATCAAGGACCTGCCGGCCCTTCTCCACACCGATCCGTCCAACGCCACCTGGGTGATGACCGCGACCCTGCTCGCGGGGGCCGTCGCCACACCGATCATGGGCCGGCTCGGCGACCTCTACGGCAAGCGGAAGATGCTGCTCACCAGCCTCGCCGTCATGGTGATCGGCTCGCTGATCTGCGCCTTCACCGATCAACTCGTGGTCATGATCGCAGGGCGGGCGCTCCAGGGCTTCGCCATGGGCGCCATCCCGCTGGGCATCGGCATCATGCGCGACGAGCTGCCGCGCGAGAAGCTCGGCTCGGCGATGGCGCTGATGAGCTCATCGATCGGGGTGGGCGGCGGCCTCGCGCTGCCCGCCGCCGCACTGGTCGCCCAGCACGCCGACTGGCACACGCTGTTCTTCGGCGCGGCCGGCCTCGGGGTGCTGTCGATGGTGCTTACCGTCCTCGCCGTACCGGAGACCTCGCTGCGGGCGCCCGGCCGGTTCGATCTGCCCGGTGCGCTCGGGCTCTCGCTCGGCCTGGTCTGCCTGCTGCTGCCGATCACCAAGGGCAGCGACTGGGGCTGGACCTCGGCCACCACGCTCGGACTGATCGCCGCGTCCCTGCTGATCCTGGTGCTGTGGGGGCTCTTCGAGCTGCGCAGCCCGGCGCCGCTGGTCGATCTGCGGACCTCGGCCCGGCGCGAGGTACTGCTCACCAACCTCACCTCGGTGATGGTCGGCGTCGCGTTCTACGCGGTCTCGCTCGTCCTGCCGCAGCTGCTCCAGCTGCCGGCGTCGACCGGGTACGGACTCGGGCAGTCGATGGTCGTGGCGGGGCTGTGCGTGGCACCGCTCGGTCTGACCATGATGTTCGTCGCCCCGCTGTACGCCCGGCTGTCGGCCCGCCGCGGCCCCAAGGTGTCGCTGATGCTCGGCATGCTGATCATCGCGATCGGTTACGGGGCAGGGCTCGGTCTGATGAGTGCCGCCTGGCAGACCGTGATGATCGCGGTGGTGCTCGGGGCCGGTATCGGCCTCGCGTACTCCTCGCTGCCCGCGCTGATCATCGGGGCCGTCGACCCGTCGGAGACCGGCGCGGCCAACGGTCTGAACACTCTCATGCGGTCGATCGGTACGTCGGTGTCGAGCGCCGTGATCGGCATGGTGCTGGCCAACACCTCGGTGCGGATGGGTCCGGTGCAGGTGCCTTCGATGGAGGGGTTCCGGACCTCGTTCATGATCGCGACGGGTGCGGTGCTGATCGGCCTGGTACTGGCCGCTTTCCTGCCGTCGCAGCGCGACGCGCTGCGGCCGGTACTGCTGGCCAGCAGCACGGACGGGGCGGAGCCCGCCCAGGAGGCCTCGCGTCCCGTCGCCGGATCGGACGGCTTCCAGGGCAGGGTGCTGGATGCGGACGGCACACCGGTGGCCCGCGCCAACGTCACGCTGATCGACCGGATGGGGCGGCAGGCGGGACTCACCGTGACGGACGAAGCCGGCCGGTACTCCCTGGCCGCCCCGTCCACCGGCACCTTCGTCCTGGCCGGTTCCGCCACCGGATACGCGCCGCGCGCCTGCCCGGCGACGTACCCGGCGAACGGCCTGTCGGCCGAGGTCGACCTCGTGCTGACGGTCAGCGCACCGGAGCGTCGAACCGCGGTGCCGTCGTGA
- a CDS encoding class I SAM-dependent methyltransferase: protein MAAEPKPEILAAFQAAKGFMPVGEGLALHAAATDAAALGLPLLEVGTYCGRSTILLADAARAAGVTALTVDHHRGSEEQQPGWEYHDPTVVDPEVGRMDTLPTFRRTLHAAGLEDHVVALVGRSPQVAAVWGGKLGFVFIDGGHTDEHANGDYEGWAPHLAEGGLLVIHDVFPDPAHGGQAPYRVYLRALESGAFSEVSVTDSLRVLRRTGTGI from the coding sequence GTGGCCGCCGAGCCCAAGCCCGAGATTCTCGCCGCCTTTCAGGCCGCCAAGGGGTTCATGCCGGTGGGTGAGGGGCTCGCCCTCCACGCGGCCGCCACCGACGCCGCCGCGCTCGGTCTGCCGCTGCTGGAGGTCGGGACGTACTGCGGCCGGTCCACGATCCTGCTCGCCGACGCCGCCCGGGCGGCCGGTGTGACGGCGCTCACCGTCGACCATCACCGTGGCAGCGAGGAGCAGCAGCCCGGCTGGGAGTACCACGACCCGACCGTCGTGGACCCGGAGGTCGGCCGGATGGACACACTGCCGACGTTCCGCCGCACCCTGCACGCGGCCGGGCTCGAGGACCATGTCGTGGCGCTCGTCGGCCGGTCCCCGCAGGTCGCGGCCGTCTGGGGCGGGAAGCTCGGCTTCGTCTTCATCGACGGCGGGCACACCGACGAGCATGCGAACGGTGACTACGAGGGCTGGGCGCCGCATCTCGCCGAGGGCGGGCTGCTCGTGATCCACGACGTGTTCCCCGATCCCGCGCACGGCGGCCAGGCCCCGTACCGGGTGTATCTGCGGGCACTGGAGTCCGGGGCGTTCAGCGAAGTATCGGTCACGGACTCGCTGCGCGTCCTGCGCCGTACGGGAACGGGGATCTGA
- a CDS encoding N-acetylmuramoyl-L-alanine amidase, with protein MPYDDSVSPTPHRRPLLVAAALAAVCLSAAGCGAGGDSGEAQARPRQGSSATSAAPPSVSPSRSAPAPDRTSASPPSASPSKTSGGRASGPLSGKTVVIDPGHNPNNHLHTREISRQVDIGTTHKECDTTGTSTNSGYAEAQFTLDVSHRLRALLQAQGAKVILTYDNDRPYGPCVDERARIGNNAEADAVVSVHADGSAVGNRGFHVILPALVRGGAADTSKIVDPSRDLGTRIAGLFVRATGSAPSNYVGGNTGLDTRSDLGGLNLSTVPKVFIECGNMRDPKDAALLTSAGWRQKAAQGIADGITSYFNG; from the coding sequence GTGCCGTACGACGACAGCGTTTCCCCCACCCCGCACCGCCGGCCCCTGCTCGTCGCCGCTGCGCTCGCAGCCGTGTGCCTGAGTGCCGCGGGCTGCGGCGCGGGCGGGGACAGCGGCGAGGCGCAGGCCCGGCCCCGGCAGGGCAGCAGCGCCACCTCCGCCGCGCCGCCGTCGGTCTCGCCGTCCCGGAGCGCTCCGGCGCCGGACAGGACGTCCGCATCGCCGCCGTCCGCGTCGCCCTCGAAGACCTCGGGAGGCCGGGCGTCAGGGCCGCTGTCCGGGAAGACCGTCGTCATCGATCCCGGGCACAACCCGAACAACCATCTGCACACCCGCGAGATCAGCCGGCAGGTGGACATCGGCACCACGCACAAGGAGTGCGACACCACCGGCACGTCCACCAACTCCGGGTACGCGGAAGCCCAGTTCACGCTGGATGTGTCGCACCGGCTGCGTGCGCTGCTCCAGGCGCAGGGCGCGAAGGTGATCCTGACGTACGACAACGACCGCCCGTACGGGCCGTGCGTCGACGAGCGGGCCCGGATCGGCAACAACGCCGAGGCCGATGCGGTCGTCTCGGTGCACGCGGACGGTTCCGCGGTCGGTAACCGGGGGTTCCATGTGATCCTTCCCGCACTGGTGCGCGGCGGAGCCGCCGACACCTCGAAGATCGTGGATCCGTCGCGCGATCTCGGCACCCGTATCGCGGGGCTCTTCGTCCGCGCCACCGGAAGTGCGCCTTCCAATTACGTCGGCGGCAATACGGGGTTGGACACCCGCAGCGATCTGGGCGGGCTGAATTTGTCGACCGTGCCCAAGGTGTTCATCGAGTGCGGCAATATGCGTGATCCGAAGGACGCCGCTCTGCTCACCAGCGCGGGTTGGCGCCAGAAGGCCGCACAAGGCATTGCCGATGGCATCACTTCCTACTTCAACGGGTAA
- a CDS encoding lipid-transfer protein: MKAYIVGVGMTKFEKPETRDWQYWDMAREAGSAALADAGVRYEQVQQVPVGYCFQASTAGQRAAYELGLTGVPVYNVNNNCATGSTALMMARQFVEGGIGDCVLALGFEKMARGALGGGGSDGGADFRTSPVARHYGIMAAAHGFEMSPPTAQIFGNAAREHMDRYGTTEAQLAAVGAKNHRHSVNNPYAQFQDAYTVDEILAARTIHRPLTKLQCSPTSDGAAAAVVVSERFVESHGLGDRAVEIVAQAMTTDTGESFASGTCIDAVGPPMSRAAAQQVYDTSGLSAADLDVIELHDCFSINELLTYEALGLCGEGESGKLVESGATTYGGRWVVNPSGGLISKGHPLGATGIAQAAELTWQLRGEAGPRQVADARVGLAHNIGLGGAAVVTLLRR; this comes from the coding sequence ATGAAGGCCTACATCGTCGGTGTCGGGATGACGAAGTTCGAGAAGCCCGAGACGCGTGACTGGCAGTACTGGGACATGGCGAGGGAGGCCGGGAGCGCGGCGCTCGCCGACGCCGGGGTCCGCTACGAACAGGTGCAGCAGGTCCCCGTCGGCTACTGCTTCCAGGCCTCCACGGCCGGTCAGCGCGCCGCGTACGAACTCGGACTGACCGGCGTACCCGTCTACAACGTCAACAACAACTGTGCGACCGGCTCCACCGCGCTGATGATGGCCCGCCAGTTCGTCGAGGGCGGCATCGGCGACTGCGTGCTCGCGCTCGGATTCGAGAAGATGGCGCGCGGGGCACTGGGCGGCGGCGGATCCGACGGCGGCGCCGACTTCCGGACGTCGCCCGTTGCCCGGCACTACGGGATCATGGCCGCCGCCCACGGCTTCGAGATGTCCCCGCCCACCGCCCAGATCTTCGGCAACGCGGCCCGCGAACACATGGACCGGTACGGGACGACCGAGGCGCAGCTCGCGGCGGTCGGCGCCAAGAACCACCGGCACTCGGTGAACAATCCGTACGCCCAGTTCCAGGACGCGTACACGGTCGACGAGATCCTCGCCGCCCGGACCATCCACCGCCCGCTGACCAAGCTCCAGTGCTCGCCCACCTCCGACGGAGCGGCCGCCGCCGTCGTCGTATCGGAACGGTTCGTCGAGAGCCACGGGCTGGGCGACCGGGCCGTCGAGATCGTCGCCCAGGCCATGACGACCGACACCGGCGAGTCGTTCGCCTCCGGCACCTGCATCGACGCCGTCGGCCCGCCCATGTCCCGGGCCGCCGCCCAGCAGGTGTACGACACCTCGGGGCTCTCGGCCGCGGACCTCGACGTCATCGAGCTGCACGACTGCTTCTCCATCAACGAACTCCTGACCTACGAGGCGCTCGGCCTGTGCGGCGAGGGCGAGTCCGGCAAGCTCGTCGAGTCCGGAGCCACCACCTACGGCGGCCGCTGGGTCGTCAACCCGTCCGGCGGGCTGATCTCCAAGGGTCACCCGCTCGGCGCCACCGGCATCGCCCAGGCCGCCGAACTCACCTGGCAGCTGCGCGGTGAGGCGGGCCCCCGGCAGGTCGCCGATGCCCGGGTCGGACTCGCCCACAACATCGGGCTCGGCGGCGCGGCGGTGGTCACGCTGCTCCGTCGCTAA
- a CDS encoding MFS transporter, with translation MTPMADVTTPAHVQNRRTPRTWAVVLAACVGQFLVVLDVSVVNVALPSMRSDLGLSAAQLQWVLNAYAIAFAGFMLLGGRAADLYGRKRMFLVGLGLFTAASLAGGFAQEGWQLLAARAAQGLGAAVLSPATLTILTAAVPEGHARTKAIGTWMAVGAGGGAAGGMVGGVLTDVLNWRWVLLINVPFGVLVLIGGAAWLAESRARERHRIDLLGAVLVTAGLAAVAYGIVQTEQEGWAAPATLVPLLGGLALLALFVLVEARTAAPLMPLRVLGTRAVAAANVAMIVMGSATFSMWYFMTVYAQSVLGYTPMQAGFALLPTSLAVVLGSTFAPRMMARVGAKNLVLIGLAVTAAGFGWQSTMGADGSYFTSICGPGVLMMAGAGFASTPLASLATSGAASGDAGLVSGLVNTSRTMGGALGLAVLSTVAAARTGGGTGAEDLTAGFALAFRTAGSVLLGGLLLMTLWLPRHRSPRSGTPSVSGASSPSRTSSPSGTSSASDMSRTSGD, from the coding sequence ATGACGCCCATGGCAGACGTCACGACACCCGCGCATGTGCAGAACCGGCGAACACCCCGGACCTGGGCGGTGGTGCTCGCCGCCTGCGTCGGCCAGTTCCTCGTCGTCCTCGATGTGTCGGTCGTCAATGTGGCGCTGCCGTCCATGCGGTCCGACCTGGGGCTGAGCGCCGCACAACTGCAGTGGGTGCTCAACGCCTACGCGATCGCGTTCGCCGGCTTCATGCTGCTCGGCGGGCGGGCCGCCGACCTGTACGGCCGCAAGCGGATGTTCCTGGTCGGACTCGGCCTGTTCACCGCGGCCTCGCTGGCCGGTGGATTCGCGCAGGAGGGCTGGCAGCTGCTGGCCGCCCGCGCGGCGCAGGGGCTCGGCGCCGCCGTGCTGTCCCCCGCCACCCTCACCATTCTCACCGCCGCCGTCCCCGAAGGCCACGCCCGGACCAAGGCGATCGGCACCTGGATGGCCGTCGGTGCGGGCGGCGGCGCGGCCGGCGGGATGGTCGGCGGAGTGCTCACCGACGTCCTCAACTGGCGCTGGGTCCTGCTGATCAACGTGCCGTTCGGTGTGCTCGTCCTGATCGGCGGCGCCGCCTGGCTCGCCGAGAGCCGGGCGCGCGAGCGGCACCGTATCGACCTGCTGGGCGCGGTGCTCGTCACGGCGGGCCTGGCCGCCGTCGCCTACGGCATCGTGCAGACCGAGCAGGAGGGCTGGGCCGCACCGGCCACCCTGGTGCCGCTGCTCGGCGGACTCGCGCTGCTCGCGCTCTTCGTCCTGGTGGAAGCCCGGACGGCGGCGCCGCTGATGCCGCTGCGGGTGCTGGGCACGCGGGCGGTGGCGGCGGCGAACGTGGCGATGATCGTGATGGGGTCCGCGACCTTCTCGATGTGGTACTTCATGACTGTGTACGCACAGTCGGTGCTGGGCTATACGCCGATGCAGGCCGGATTCGCCCTGCTGCCCACCTCGTTGGCGGTCGTTCTCGGCTCGACGTTCGCGCCGCGGATGATGGCACGGGTCGGCGCGAAGAATCTTGTCCTGATCGGTCTGGCGGTCACCGCAGCGGGCTTCGGGTGGCAGTCCACGATGGGCGCCGACGGCTCGTACTTCACGTCGATCTGCGGGCCCGGCGTCCTGATGATGGCCGGAGCGGGATTCGCGTCCACCCCGCTCGCCTCCCTCGCCACCTCGGGCGCGGCGTCCGGAGACGCCGGGCTGGTCTCCGGGCTGGTCAACACCTCGCGCACGATGGGCGGTGCGCTGGGGCTCGCAGTGCTCTCCACCGTCGCGGCGGCGCGCACCGGGGGCGGAACCGGGGCGGAGGACCTCACCGCGGGGTTCGCGCTGGCGTTCCGCACGGCGGGCTCGGTGCTGCTCGGCGGGCTGCTGCTGATGACGCTGTGGCTGCCGCGTCACCGCTCGCCGCGTTCCGGTACCCCGAGCGTGTCGGGTGCATCGAGCCCGTCCCGGACGTCGAGCCCGTCCGGCACGTCAAGCGCGTCGGACATGTCGAGGACGTCCGGCGACTGA